The proteins below are encoded in one region of Juglans microcarpa x Juglans regia isolate MS1-56 chromosome 4D, Jm3101_v1.0, whole genome shotgun sequence:
- the LOC121260731 gene encoding protein TIC 20-I, chloroplastic-like, translated as MMLNGCTMPAGRDVMISRACMPTIARGSFSTCIPSFPVKAAFSHMSSRGSHSEGKPLLHFSAASTPLLSGDQGSLLRTIPLLPRQRRSHMAPRASKDVPYSFRFPPMTKKPRWWWRALACLPYLMPLHETWMYAETAYHLHPFLEDFEFLTYPFLGAIGQLPSWFLMAYFFVAYLGVVRRKEWPHFFRFHVVMGMLLEIALQVIGTVSRWMPLAVYWGKVGMHFWTAVAFAYLFTVLECIRCALAGMYADIPFVCDAAYIQIPCD; from the exons ATGATGCTAAATGGATGCACAATGCCCGCTGGGCGTGATGTTATGATTTCCAGGGCGTGTATGCCCACCATAGCCCGTGGATCATTTTCCACCTGCATTCCCTCTTTCCCTGTCAAGGCCGCATTTTCGCACATGAGTTCAAGGGGATCTCATAGTGAGG GGAAGCCACTCTTGCACTTTTCAGCTGCTTCAACCCCACTTTTAAGTGGGGATCAAGGTAGCCTTTTGCGCACAATTCCCTTGTTACCAAGGCAACGTAGATCTCATATGGCTCCTCGAGCATCCAAGGATGTTCCATACAGTTTCCGCTTCCCTCCGATGACCAAGAAGCCAAGATGGTGGTGGAGGGCATTGGCATGCCTCCCCTATTTAATGCCTCTCCATGAGACATGGATGTATGCTGAAACAGCATATCACCTGCACCCTTTCTTAGAAGACTTCGAATTCTTAACATACCCATTTCTTGGAGCCATTGGGCAGTTGCCAAGCTGGTTTTTGATGGCATATTTTTTTGTAGCATATCTTGGAGTGGTGAGAAGAAAGGAATGGCCtcactttttcagatttcatgtGGTAATGGGTATGTTGTTGGAGATTGCCTTGCAAGTAATAGGAACTGTGAGTCGTTGGATGCCACTTGCTGTCTACTGGGGTAAAGTGGGGATGCACTTCTGGACCGCCGTGGCATTTGCTTACCTTTTCACAGTCTTGGAATGTATACGATGTGCTCTTGCTGGTATGTATGCTGACATCCCTTTTGTATGTGATGCTGCATATATTCAAATTCCATGTGATTAA
- the LOC121259656 gene encoding uncharacterized protein LOC121259656: MGSACCVASRDKTVPHRAGGEGSHGNAIDSPSWSFRRDNRGHVAGKIENPLYQVSHGVSGNVSMELKGSLGSERGILSDGGSLMENFGTPTSLKSPAHEGTDVNLMTPHSDLSTASNFSTEVKNLAESPEIADSAAPNHSIFSMLSALSAPSIDTLPTPTYPLPKSTPSRRARRSPGYQLMRQFSDSRILRLKSPNNNSMSEGRPSLVLSTGSNDLATGSQCGSSDGWSIRTFSELVASSQRERWSFDSEHFGSGRGKISGSSSRFSYSPSVELHCCGACSKLLTERSSWSSQKLLIGNEVPVASVLVCGHAYHAECLEIMTAETDRYDPLCPICSVGEMEVSKMSKRALRIDAESKAKSHKIFKNRVVDSYLDCDFDVFDCQKDAERKGKVPKMEPSSSTRSLVSKPFLRRHFSIGSKWSRSLSENDSARKKGFWARYRRD, from the exons ATGGGGTCAGCCTGTTGTGTTGCTTCAAGGGATAAAACCGTACCCCACAGGGCTGGAGGTGAAGGTTCACATGGGAATGCCATAGATTCACCATCATGGAGCTTCCGGCGGGATAATAGAGGACATGTGGCTGGAAAAATTGAGAATCCTTTGTATCAGGTCTCTCATGGAGTCAGCGGGAATGTTAGCATGGAGTTAAAGGGGTCTTTAGGTTCTGAAAGAGGTATTTTATCTGATGGGGGAAGCCTTATGGAGAATTTTGGAACACCCACCTCTCTGAAGTCTCCAGCTCATGAAGGAACAGATGTGAATCTGATGACTCCGCATTCAG ATCTGTCCACAGCAAGCAATTTTTCTACAGAG GTGAAGAACCTAGCAGAATCACCAGAAATTGCAGATTCGGCCGCACCTAATCATTCCATATTCTCCATGCTTTCTGCTCTTTCAGCACCATCTATTGATACTCTGCCTACCCCTACTTATCCACTTCCTAAGTCAACCCCATCAAGACGGGCCCGGCGATCACCAGGATACCAGCTTATGAGACAGTTCTCTGATAGTAGAATCTTGCGACTGAAATCGCCAAATAACAACTCGATGTCTGAAGGAAGACCATCTCTTGTACTTTCCACTGGCAGCAACGACTTAGCCACTGGATCCCAATGTGGATCTTCTGATGGCTGGTCAATCCGCACATTTTCTGAGCTTGTGGCATCTTCACAACGAGAGAGGTGGTCTTTTGACAGTGAACACTTTGGCTCTGGCCGTGGCAAGATAAGTGGATCTAGCAGCAGGTTCTCATATTCGCCCTCTGTAGAATTGCATTGTTGTGGGGCCTGCTCAAAGCTCCTAACAGAGAGATCTTCATGGAGCAGCCAGAAATTGCTTATCGGCAACGAGGTACCAGTGGCTTCTGTGCTGGTCTGTGGGCATGCTTACCATGCTGAGTGCCTGGAGATTATGACAGCAGAGACTGACCGGTATGACCCGCTTTGCCCAATTTGTTCGGTTGGCGAGATGGAAGTCTCAAAGATGTCCAAAAGAGCTTTAAGGATAGACGCAGAGTCAAAGGCAAAGAGCCATAAGATTTTCAAAAATCGGGTTGTGGATAGTTACCTTGATTgtgattttgatgtttttgatTGCCAAAAAGACGCTGAACGCAAAGGAAAAGTTCCCAAGATGGAACCCAGTTCTAGCACCAGGAGCCTAGTCTCGAAGCCTTTCTTGAGGCGGCACTTTTCAATTGGGTCCAAATGGAGTAGGTCCCTGTCAGAGAACGACTCTGCCCGGAAGAAGGGTTTCTGGGCAAGATATCGTAGGGATTGA
- the LOC121259864 gene encoding mitogen-activated protein kinase homolog NTF3 gives MATPVEPPNGVISQGKHYYSMWQTLFEIDTKYVPIKPIGRGAYGVVCSSVNRETNEKVAIKKIHNAFENGVDALRTLRELKLLRHLRHENVIALKDVMMPVHRRSFKDVYLVYELMDTDLHQIIKSSQTLSNDHCQYFLFQLLRGLKYLHSANILHRDLKPGNLLINANCDLKICDFGLARTSNVKGQFMTEYVVTRWYRAPELLLCCDNYGTSIDVWAVGCIFAELLGRKPIFPGTECLNQLKLIINILGSQRDEDLEFIDNPKAKGYIKSLPYSVGTPFSRLYPSAHPLAIDLLQKMLVFDPSKRISVTEALQHPYMSPLYDPSTNPPAQVPIDLDIDEDLGENMIREMMWKEILHYHPEVAMANLEVCS, from the exons ATGGCAACTCCAGTTGAGCCTCCGAATGGCGTTATATCTCAAGGGAAGCATTACTATTCCATGTGGCAGACCTTGTTCGAGATCGATACCAAGTACGTGCCTATCAAGCCCATCGGTCGTGGAGCCTATGGCGTCGTTTGCTCCTCCGTGAACAGAGAAACCAACGAGAAAGTCGCGATAAAGAAGATTCACAATGCGTTCGAGAACGGTGTGGATGCGCTGAGAACCTTGCGCGAGCTGAAGCTTCTTCGGCATCTCAGGCATGAAAATGTTATTGCTTTGAAAGATGTGATGATGCCCGTTCATAGGAGAAGCTTCAAGGACGTGTATCTGGTATACGAGCTCATGGATACGGATCTGCATCAGATTATTAAGTCTTCTCAAACTCTCAGCAACGATCACTGCCAGTATTTCCTCTttcag TTGCTTCGTGGCCTGAAGTATCTCCACTCAGCCAACATACTTCATCGTGACCTAAAGCCTGGGAATCTTCTCATAAATGCAAACTGTGAcctaaaaatatgtgattttggGCTAGCACGTACTAGCAATGTTAAGGGCCAGTTCATGACCGAGTACGTTGTAACTCGCTGGTACCGGGCCCCAGAGCTCCTCCTCTGCTGTGACAACTATGGAACATCCATTGATGTGTGGGCTGTCGGTTGCATTTTTGCTGAGCTTCTTGGCCGGAAACCCATTTTTCCTGGTACGGAGTGTCTCAACCAACTTAAGCTGATCATCAACATCCTTGGCAGCCAGAGAGATGAGGATCTGGAATTTATAGACAATCCAAAAGCTAAGGGATACATTAAGTCACTTCCATACTCTGTCGGGACCCCCTTTTCCCGTCTTTATCCCAGTGCTCATCCCTTGGCAATTGATCTACTGCAAAAAATGCTTGTATTTGATCCGTCAAAGAGGATAAGTGTCACAGAAGCACTCCAACATCCTTACATGTCCCCGCTTTATGATCCCAGTACCAACCCTCCCGCCCAGGTCCCCATTGATCTTGATATAGATGAAGATTTAGGGGAAAATATGATAAGGGAGATGATGTGGAAGGAAATACTCCATTACCATCCAGAAGTTGCTATGGCTAATCTGGAGGTCTGTTCCTAG
- the LOC121260336 gene encoding bZIP transcription factor 44-like — MASTSGNSSGSSQTQNSGSEGDLQLLIDQRKRKRMQSNRESARRSRMRKQKHLEDLMAESARLSKDNNQILTNINITTQYYINVEAQNSILRAQVVELSQRLDSLNEILNFINTSGTEVYDSDQTLQTSADSFMNPTNLLYLNQPIPASADMFPY; from the coding sequence ATGGCTTCCACCAGTGGAAATTCCTCAGGGTCCTCGCAAACTCAGAACTCTGGGTCAGAGGGAGACTTGCAGCTCTTGATAGatcaaagaaagaggaaaagaatGCAATCGAATCGGGAATCCGCGAGGCGGTCCCGGATGCGAAAACAGAAGCACTTGGAGGATCTGATGGCTGAGTCGGCACGGCTCAGTAAGGACAACAACCAAATCCTCACGAACATAAACATCACCACCCAGTATTACATAAATGTCGAGGCCCAGAATTCAATCCTGAGGGCTCAGGTGGTGGAGCTGAGCCAGAGACTAGACTCCCTCAATGAGATCCTTAATTTCATCAACACCAGCGGCACCGAGGTTTACGACTCCGATCAGACCCTTCAAACAAGCGCCGATAGCTTCATGAACCCCACGAATTTGCTCTATCTTAACCAACCCATCCCGGCTTCTGCAGACATGTTTCCgtactaa